The following coding sequences are from one Arcobacter nitrofigilis DSM 7299 window:
- a CDS encoding FIST N-terminal domain-containing protein — protein MNTYNYTYQNHSFKKEIDYSFFKDKRNILIQVFCGKEENTLEYIINLLADNIPQATIIGTTTDGEIKDKKVSTFRTVISISVFENTTIKSSIKEGSNSFNSGYEIAKEITTDNTKLIITFTDGTTTNGEDYLKGISAFNKSVMVAGGMAGDNGVFKQTYVSCGRRILANGAVAISLNSDTLLVTNDHKYDWSPIGIEHTIDRVKGNRIYGISGMDAMEFYEKYLGNSDSYTEFPLIVQRNGMSVARAVLTRYPDGSFGCGGNLYKGDKVRLGFANAELIIKNPIQYLKSIHEYPAETFFIYSCMARRRYMQSLIKLEIEPFAAIAPTSGFFTYAEFFHENDRNELMNQTITLVGLTENIHTVKKDIPKIEKIVNQNESSYAKTIQALTNLIQQSAKDHDEQSKRLEEQISYSENILKNQKMFLRHAVHETNTPLSVIMSNIELHEMQYHKSEYLSNIEVAMKSIFSIYDDLSYLVKKDQVEYKVYSLDLVDFVRSRVYFFKNVATQVSSKFNLESNREKMMINFSETKLQRIVDNTLSNAIKYTNKGKDINVKVEEVNNYLKFTVSSNSKKIQDPEKIFQEYYREEKSNNGFGLGLNLVKRICDEEDVIIKVNSDSETTSFTYIFKGLK, from the coding sequence ATGAATACATACAATTATACATATCAAAATCATTCATTTAAAAAAGAGATAGATTATTCATTTTTTAAAGACAAAAGAAATATCCTAATACAAGTATTTTGTGGAAAAGAAGAAAATACTTTAGAATATATTATTAATTTGCTAGCTGACAATATACCTCAAGCAACCATAATAGGTACAACAACAGATGGAGAGATAAAAGACAAAAAAGTATCAACTTTTAGAACTGTTATTTCCATATCAGTTTTTGAAAATACTACTATAAAATCATCTATAAAAGAAGGTAGTAACTCTTTTAATAGTGGATATGAAATAGCAAAAGAAATAACAACTGACAATACAAAATTAATCATTACTTTTACAGATGGAACAACTACAAATGGAGAAGATTATTTAAAAGGAATAAGTGCTTTTAATAAATCAGTAATGGTAGCTGGTGGGATGGCTGGAGATAATGGTGTATTTAAACAAACCTATGTATCTTGTGGTAGAAGAATATTGGCTAATGGGGCAGTTGCCATATCTTTAAACTCTGATACCTTACTTGTAACAAATGACCATAAATACGACTGGTCTCCAATTGGAATTGAACATACTATTGACAGAGTTAAAGGAAATAGAATTTATGGAATATCAGGTATGGATGCCATGGAATTTTATGAGAAATACCTAGGTAATAGTGATTCTTATACAGAATTTCCATTAATTGTTCAAAGAAATGGTATGTCTGTAGCAAGAGCAGTTCTTACACGATATCCAGATGGGAGTTTTGGGTGTGGAGGTAATTTATATAAAGGCGATAAAGTAAGATTAGGTTTTGCAAATGCAGAACTCATTATAAAAAACCCAATACAATATTTAAAAAGTATACATGAATATCCAGCTGAGACCTTCTTTATATATTCATGTATGGCAAGAAGAAGATATATGCAAAGCCTAATCAAACTTGAGATTGAACCATTTGCTGCTATTGCTCCTACTTCTGGTTTCTTTACATATGCAGAGTTTTTCCATGAAAATGATAGAAATGAGCTTATGAATCAAACAATTACTCTTGTAGGATTGACTGAAAATATTCATACAGTAAAAAAAGATATCCCTAAAATAGAAAAAATAGTAAACCAAAATGAAAGCTCTTATGCAAAGACTATTCAAGCTTTAACAAATCTAATTCAACAAAGTGCAAAAGATCATGATGAACAATCAAAAAGATTAGAAGAACAAATTTCATATTCAGAAAATATACTAAAAAATCAAAAAATGTTCTTAAGACATGCGGTTCATGAGACAAATACTCCACTATCAGTTATTATGAGTAATATAGAACTGCATGAGATGCAATATCATAAGAGCGAATATCTCTCAAATATAGAAGTTGCCATGAAAAGTATATTTTCTATTTATGATGATTTAAGCTACCTAGTAAAAAAAGACCAAGTCGAATACAAGGTTTACTCCCTTGATTTAGTAGATTTTGTTAGAAGTAGAGTATACTTTTTTAAAAATGTAGCAACACAAGTATCTTCGAAATTTAATCTAGAATCCAATAGAGAAAAGATGATGATTAATTTTAGTGAGACAAAATTACAAAGAATAGTAGACAATACTCTGTCAAATGCTATAAAATACACAAATAAAGGAAAAGATATAAATGTAAAAGTTGAAGAAGTTAATAACTATTTAAAATTTACAGTATCAAGCAACTCAAAAAAAATACAAGACCCAGAAAAAATATTCCAAGAATATTATAGAGAAGAAAAATCAAACAATGGCTTTGGATTAGGTTTAAATTTAGTCAAAAGAATTTGTGATGAAGAAGATGTTATTATAAAAGTTAACTCTGATAGTGAAACCACTAGCTTTACATATATTTTTAAAGGTTTAAAATGA
- a CDS encoding response regulator transcription factor codes for MKILLLEDDIMLNKAIKIYLESTGHVVHSVMDGKHCIEILEKEQFDLLVFDINVPDVDGLTILEDLHKQKRMVPTIFISALIDIEDITRAFDIGCHDYLKKPFHLKELTLRINKFLKTSQVHQQHKRLSKSYSYDSKNMILLFNNEPQILPKRQIQIIDLLAANRSLVCNYDMFRVYVWNDDYIDNATIRAEVNRVKKVLKEDFILNIRGIGYMVERPN; via the coding sequence ATGAAAATATTGCTACTTGAAGATGATATTATGCTAAATAAAGCTATCAAAATTTATTTAGAATCTACTGGACATGTTGTTCACTCTGTTATGGATGGTAAACATTGTATAGAAATTTTAGAAAAAGAACAATTTGACTTATTAGTTTTTGATATAAATGTTCCAGATGTGGATGGACTAACCATACTAGAAGATTTACATAAACAAAAAAGAATGGTTCCTACAATCTTTATTTCTGCGCTTATTGATATCGAAGATATTACAAGGGCTTTTGATATAGGTTGCCATGATTATTTAAAAAAGCCATTCCATCTAAAAGAGTTAACTCTAAGAATAAACAAATTTTTAAAAACGAGCCAAGTCCATCAACAACACAAAAGATTATCAAAATCATATAGTTATGATTCTAAAAATATGATTTTATTATTTAACAATGAACCACAAATATTACCTAAAAGACAAATTCAAATAATAGATTTATTAGCTGCAAATAGATCTTTAGTTTGTAACTATGATATGTTTAGAGTATATGTTTGGAATGACGATTATATTGATAATGCCACAATAAGAGCAGAAGTTAATCGTGTAAAAAAAGTATTAAAAGAAGATTTTATTTTAAATATTAGAGGTATTGGTTATATGGTCGAAAGACCAAACTAG
- a CDS encoding acetyl-CoA carboxylase biotin carboxylase subunit, whose product MSKKISKVLVANRGEIALRIIRACKELDIKSVAIFSEVDIEGIWVKKADECYPLLGDPLDAYLNIDKIISLALKAQCDAIHPGYGFLSESAEFAEACDKAGIIFVGPKAEHIALFGDKMASKVAMKKIGVPVLEGTSTPIVDIKEGEKISREIGFPIIIKAAFGGGGRGMRIVKEEKDFKAMFEAATAEAKKFFGKGDAFIEKYVENPRHIEVQVIADKYGNVLHLGERDCSIQRRHQKVIEIAPSPRLNENVRRELYRVSTKAMFKLGYESVGTIEFLVDAQDNIYFIEMNTRVQVEHPVTELITGVDIIQRMIEIAEGDKLQFLQEEINFRGYAIEFRINAEDPKKKFMPASGTITKYLTPGGPGVRIDTSVYTGYKIPPNYDSMVGKLIVWALDWDGAVRKARRALDEFYIEGLPTNIPLHREIVRDEDFIEGKLDTSYLDKKLEKFNMDAIDHIEEEETKMKNITKLIEQIKKNKLNVR is encoded by the coding sequence ATGTCAAAAAAAATTTCTAAAGTCCTAGTAGCAAATAGAGGGGAAATAGCTCTTAGAATAATAAGAGCATGTAAAGAATTAGATATTAAAAGTGTTGCAATATTTTCAGAAGTAGATATTGAAGGTATTTGGGTAAAAAAAGCTGATGAGTGTTATCCTTTATTGGGGGATCCTTTAGATGCATATTTAAATATTGATAAAATCATATCTCTTGCGTTAAAAGCCCAATGTGATGCTATTCACCCTGGTTATGGATTTCTATCAGAAAGTGCAGAATTCGCCGAAGCTTGTGACAAAGCAGGTATCATTTTCGTAGGTCCAAAAGCTGAACATATAGCACTTTTTGGGGATAAGATGGCTTCAAAAGTTGCAATGAAAAAAATTGGAGTTCCTGTATTAGAAGGAACAAGTACTCCAATTGTTGACATAAAAGAAGGTGAAAAAATTTCAAGGGAAATTGGTTTTCCAATTATCATCAAAGCAGCTTTTGGTGGTGGTGGAAGAGGAATGAGAATAGTTAAAGAAGAAAAAGACTTTAAAGCTATGTTTGAAGCAGCAACCGCAGAAGCTAAAAAATTCTTTGGAAAAGGTGATGCCTTTATAGAAAAATATGTGGAAAACCCAAGACATATTGAAGTTCAAGTTATAGCTGATAAATATGGAAATGTTCTTCACTTAGGGGAAAGGGATTGTTCTATTCAAAGAAGACACCAAAAAGTAATAGAAATAGCTCCAAGTCCTAGATTAAATGAAAATGTAAGAAGAGAGTTATACAGAGTTTCAACAAAAGCCATGTTCAAATTGGGTTATGAAAGTGTTGGAACAATTGAGTTTTTAGTTGATGCCCAAGACAATATTTATTTTATTGAGATGAATACAAGAGTTCAAGTAGAACATCCAGTAACTGAGCTTATAACTGGTGTTGATATTATTCAAAGAATGATAGAAATAGCAGAAGGTGATAAACTTCAATTTTTACAAGAAGAGATAAACTTTAGAGGATATGCAATAGAGTTTAGAATCAATGCAGAAGATCCAAAGAAAAAATTTATGCCAGCATCTGGAACTATAACTAAGTACTTAACTCCAGGAGGACCAGGAGTTAGAATTGATACAAGTGTTTACACAGGTTATAAAATTCCGCCAAACTACGATTCAATGGTAGGTAAACTTATTGTTTGGGCACTTGATTGGGATGGTGCTGTTAGAAAAGCAAGACGGGCTTTAGATGAGTTTTATATAGAAGGCCTACCTACAAATATTCCTTTACATAGAGAAATCGTAAGAGATGAAGATTTTATTGAGGGAAAACTTGATACTAGTTATTTAGATAAAAAATTAGAGAAATTTAATATGGATGCAATTGATCATATTGAAGAAGAAGAGACAAAAATGAAAAATATAACTAAGTTAATAGAGCAAATTAAGAAAAATAAACTAAATGTAAGATAA
- the pqqE gene encoding pyrroloquinoline quinone biosynthesis protein PqqE — translation MHNDIKPPLWMLLELTHKCPLECTYCYNQLDFANTKDSMTKEDWFRVMEEARAMGAVQLGFSGGEPLLNKDILEIVKKAAELKFYTNLITSGVGADLSIVPKLKEAGLKTVQLGIQSHDAKTTALITNNKNAQRDKLAFAKACKENGLQLIVNSCITRQNIHQVGEIIEFANSLGANYLEIANIQYYGWALKNIDALLPTEEQLKKAKEEVDFYREKRDDMKVFFVVPDYFATRPKACMNGWGTTFLTINPDGVALPCNTANTLPLEFPNVKDFSVKEIWNDSEAFNFFRGDKWMKEPCRTCPEKETDFGGCRCQAYALTKDMNEADPVCDKSSYHKVVLDKVQTALKSTSEPVYRNKQNSLALINEA, via the coding sequence ATGCACAATGATATTAAACCCCCACTTTGGATGCTTTTAGAGTTAACTCATAAGTGTCCTTTGGAGTGTACATATTGTTATAACCAACTTGATTTTGCAAATACAAAAGATAGTATGACAAAAGAAGATTGGTTTAGAGTTATGGAAGAAGCAAGGGCGATGGGAGCTGTTCAATTGGGCTTTTCAGGTGGTGAACCACTTCTAAATAAAGATATTTTGGAAATAGTTAAAAAAGCAGCAGAATTGAAATTTTATACTAATCTTATAACTTCTGGTGTGGGAGCTGATTTATCTATAGTTCCAAAGCTAAAAGAGGCTGGATTAAAAACAGTTCAACTTGGAATCCAATCACATGATGCAAAAACAACAGCACTAATTACAAATAATAAAAATGCCCAAAGGGATAAATTAGCCTTTGCAAAAGCTTGCAAAGAGAATGGTTTACAACTTATTGTTAATTCGTGTATTACACGACAAAATATTCACCAAGTAGGTGAAATCATTGAGTTTGCAAACTCTCTTGGAGCAAACTATTTAGAAATAGCAAATATACAATATTATGGTTGGGCTTTAAAAAATATTGATGCTCTTTTACCAACAGAAGAGCAACTAAAAAAAGCAAAAGAAGAGGTTGATTTTTATAGGGAAAAAAGAGATGATATGAAGGTGTTTTTTGTGGTACCTGATTATTTTGCAACTAGACCAAAAGCTTGTATGAATGGCTGGGGAACTACTTTTTTAACTATCAATCCAGATGGGGTTGCCCTTCCATGTAATACGGCAAATACTTTACCCTTGGAATTTCCAAATGTAAAAGATTTTTCAGTAAAAGAAATATGGAATGATTCTGAAGCATTTAACTTTTTTAGGGGTGATAAGTGGATGAAAGAGCCTTGTAGAACTTGTCCTGAAAAAGAGACTGATTTTGGAGGTTGTAGATGTCAAGCATATGCACTTACAAAAGATATGAATGAGGCTGATCCTGTTTGTGATAAATCTTCTTATCACAAAGTTGTTTTGGATAAAGTACAAACTGCTTTAAAATCTACAAGCGAGCCAGTTTATAGAAATAAACAAAACTCTTTGGCTTTGATAAATGAAGCTTAA
- the pqqD gene encoding pyrroloquinoline quinone biosynthesis peptide chaperone PqqD produces the protein MQLEKSIAVNDHFQLQYEEAQGCFVLLYPEGMVQLNQSAGEIMNLCDGKKSCLDISKILEEKFQMPDLKKDVEAFLTEAIERKWVMYAQ, from the coding sequence ATGCAACTAGAAAAATCAATTGCAGTGAATGATCATTTCCAATTACAATATGAAGAGGCACAAGGGTGTTTTGTACTATTGTATCCTGAAGGAATGGTGCAGTTAAATCAAAGTGCTGGTGAGATAATGAATTTATGTGATGGTAAAAAAAGTTGTTTAGATATTTCAAAAATCTTAGAAGAAAAATTTCAAATGCCTGATTTAAAAAAAGATGTGGAAGCTTTTTTAACTGAAGCAATAGAACGTAAGTGGGTGATGTATGCACAATGA
- the pqqC gene encoding pyrroloquinoline-quinone synthase PqqC, giving the protein MTKKMEQLLSKEEFEAKLRGMGEMYHIHHPFHIRMYEGSCTKEEIQGWVANRFYYQTAIPIKDAAIMSNNPPLEDRRKWIDRIIDHDSVGGGIEAWLELGEAVGLKKEDLISHKYVLPAVKFAVDAYINFAKQRPWKEAAMSSLTEMFAPQIHQQRLDTWPKNYPWIEQNGLRYFQKRLSEARRDVQHGLALTLEEFNTIELQKKACEILQFKLDILWTMCDALYLAYELKRPPYFNIKGCNATRKINCSE; this is encoded by the coding sequence ATGACAAAAAAAATGGAACAATTATTATCAAAAGAAGAGTTTGAAGCAAAACTAAGAGGTATGGGTGAGATGTATCATATTCATCATCCTTTTCATATAAGAATGTATGAGGGGTCTTGTACTAAAGAAGAGATTCAAGGTTGGGTTGCAAATAGATTTTATTATCAAACAGCAATTCCAATTAAAGATGCTGCAATTATGTCAAATAATCCACCACTAGAAGATAGAAGAAAGTGGATAGATAGAATTATTGATCATGATAGTGTTGGTGGAGGAATTGAAGCTTGGTTGGAACTTGGTGAAGCTGTAGGACTTAAAAAGGAAGATTTAATTTCTCACAAATATGTATTACCAGCAGTTAAATTTGCAGTTGATGCATATATTAACTTTGCAAAACAAAGACCATGGAAAGAGGCTGCAATGTCATCTTTAACGGAGATGTTTGCACCTCAAATTCACCAACAAAGACTAGATACTTGGCCTAAAAACTATCCTTGGATTGAGCAAAATGGCTTGAGATATTTTCAAAAAAGATTGAGTGAAGCTAGACGTGATGTTCAACATGGTTTGGCTTTGACACTTGAAGAGTTTAATACTATTGAGTTACAAAAAAAGGCATGTGAAATTTTACAGTTTAAATTAGATATTCTTTGGACTATGTGTGATGCTTTATATTTAGCATATGAACTTAAGCGACCACCATATTTTAATATAAAGGGATGTAATGCAACTAGAAAAATCAATTGCAGTGAATGA
- a CDS encoding putative quinol monooxygenase, producing MKNIVIVATVKVKAGFKDEVYSELLKLHEATHKHDEGCIQYDLHKNLDDENSFTFVETWQNAKLLDEHMKKEHFLKFAQSVDGKLELLDIQKLEKVNL from the coding sequence ATGAAAAATATAGTAATTGTAGCAACAGTTAAAGTAAAAGCTGGATTTAAAGATGAAGTTTATTCTGAACTTCTAAAATTACATGAAGCAACTCATAAACATGATGAGGGTTGTATTCAATATGATTTGCACAAAAATTTAGATGATGAAAATAGTTTTACTTTTGTAGAAACTTGGCAAAATGCAAAACTTTTAGATGAGCATATGAAAAAAGAACATTTTTTGAAATTTGCTCAATCTGTAGATGGTAAATTAGAACTTTTAGATATACAAAAATTAGAAAAAGTTAATTTATAA
- the pqqB gene encoding pyrroloquinoline quinone biosynthesis protein PqqB, translating into MKIEVLGSSAGGGLPQFNCNCDNCKAYREGKKTVKRRTQSSITISEDGKNWVLFNTSPDILEQIHNSPFLQPQERRETKIKAIIFIDAQIDHTTGLLMLREGCPHEVYCTKEVNEELNTSFPLFKMLTHWDGGGIKYNEITPNNKSFEIPVMPSYEFFALPLISNAPPYSKYRDKPRAGDNIGIVVRNKITGKKLFYLPGLGVVEKHIVNEMRDADILLVDGTVWTNDEMIKNGFSTKLGTDMGHIPLSGEEGLIKILDTLEKPRKILIHINNTNPILDEENDEYKELISHGIEVSYDGMSIEI; encoded by the coding sequence ATGAAAATAGAAGTTTTAGGTTCAAGTGCTGGTGGAGGACTTCCTCAGTTTAACTGTAATTGTGATAATTGTAAAGCATATAGAGAAGGCAAAAAAACAGTTAAAAGAAGAACTCAAAGTTCAATTACTATTAGTGAAGATGGTAAAAACTGGGTTTTATTTAATACTTCACCTGATATTTTAGAACAAATACATAATTCACCTTTTTTACAACCGCAGGAAAGACGTGAAACTAAGATAAAAGCAATCATTTTTATTGATGCCCAAATTGATCATACAACTGGTCTTTTGATGTTAAGGGAAGGTTGTCCCCATGAAGTATATTGTACAAAAGAGGTAAATGAAGAACTAAATACTTCATTTCCACTTTTTAAGATGTTGACACATTGGGATGGTGGAGGAATTAAATATAATGAAATCACTCCAAATAATAAGAGTTTTGAAATACCAGTAATGCCAAGTTATGAGTTTTTTGCACTTCCTCTTATCTCAAATGCACCCCCATATTCTAAATACAGAGATAAACCAAGAGCAGGGGATAATATTGGTATTGTGGTTAGAAATAAAATCACAGGTAAAAAACTTTTTTATCTTCCTGGACTAGGGGTTGTAGAAAAACATATTGTAAATGAGATGAGAGATGCAGATATTTTACTTGTGGATGGAACAGTATGGACAAATGATGAGATGATAAAAAATGGTTTTTCAACAAAACTTGGAACAGATATGGGACATATCCCTTTAAGTGGTGAAGAGGGACTTATTAAGATACTTGATACTTTGGAAAAACCAAGAAAAATATTAATACATATAAATAATACAAATCCAATACTTGATGAAGAAAATGATGAGTATAAGGAACTTATTTCCCATGGAATTGAAGTGTCCTACGATGGTATGAGTATAGAGATTTAG
- the pqqA gene encoding pyrroloquinoline quinone precursor peptide PqqA: MKWETPMFVDNRFGFEVTMYICHE; encoded by the coding sequence ATGAAATGGGAAACACCAATGTTCGTTGATAATAGATTTGGTTTTGAAGTGACAATGTATATTTGTCATGAATAA
- a CDS encoding methanol/ethanol family PQQ-dependent dehydrogenase — protein MINKKLLTSAVAITLAALISGCVTSNSTMNGSTNEVTKPSYAPVTNAEILNDEKSTGDVLTYGMGLKGQRYSPLTQINKDTVKDLVPVWNFSFGGEKQRGQESQPIIKDGVMYVTASYSRVFAINLATGDELWQYDARLPDAILPCCDVINRGVAIYDNLVIFGTLDAKLVALNRETGKVVWKKRVASYKDGYSITAAPIIVKDMVITGVAGGEFGIVGKVEARNPKTGAVIWSRPTVEGNMGYLNGKENGITGGEAGKTWPGDMWKTGGAATWLGGTYDPETNLLYFGTGNPAPWNSHLRPGDNLYSSSRLAINPDTGKIVWHFQTTPHDGWDFDGVNELVSFDYTNKDGKVEKLAGTADRNGFFYVLNRENGKFVTAHPFVKNITWAKGIDKNGRPIYNEDSRPGDPNGGTKGKAVFNVPSFLGGKNWMPITYSKKTKMFYVPSNEWGMEIWNQPVSYKKGAAYLGAGFTIKPIFKDHIGSLKAIDPMTGKIKWEFKNKAPLWAGTLSTAGGLVFTGTPEGKFMAFDDETGKVLYKFNAGSGIVSSPVTWEENGEQYVAIISGWGGAVPLWGGEVAKTIKNINQGGTVIVFKLHK, from the coding sequence ATGATTAACAAGAAACTACTAACTAGCGCAGTTGCCATTACACTAGCTGCACTAATTAGCGGATGCGTTACTTCGAACAGCACTATGAATGGTAGCACAAATGAGGTTACAAAACCATCATATGCACCTGTAACTAATGCTGAAATCTTAAATGATGAGAAGTCTACGGGGGATGTATTAACATATGGAATGGGACTTAAAGGTCAAAGATACTCACCGTTAACTCAAATCAATAAAGATACAGTAAAAGATTTAGTTCCTGTATGGAATTTCTCTTTTGGTGGAGAAAAACAAAGAGGTCAAGAATCTCAACCAATCATAAAAGATGGTGTTATGTATGTAACTGCATCTTATTCAAGAGTATTTGCTATAAATTTAGCAACTGGAGATGAATTATGGCAATATGATGCAAGATTGCCAGATGCAATTTTACCATGTTGTGATGTTATAAATAGAGGGGTAGCAATTTATGACAATCTAGTGATTTTTGGTACATTAGACGCAAAACTAGTTGCACTTAATAGAGAAACTGGAAAAGTAGTATGGAAAAAAAGAGTAGCTAGTTATAAAGATGGATATTCAATTACTGCTGCACCAATTATTGTAAAAGATATGGTTATCACTGGTGTTGCTGGTGGTGAGTTTGGTATTGTAGGAAAAGTTGAAGCTAGAAATCCAAAAACTGGAGCAGTTATTTGGTCTAGACCAACAGTTGAAGGAAATATGGGATACCTAAATGGTAAAGAAAATGGAATCACTGGTGGAGAAGCTGGTAAAACTTGGCCTGGAGATATGTGGAAAACAGGTGGAGCTGCAACTTGGCTTGGTGGAACTTATGATCCAGAAACTAATCTTCTATACTTTGGTACAGGAAATCCAGCTCCATGGAATTCACATTTAAGACCAGGGGATAATTTATACTCTTCATCAAGATTAGCTATAAATCCAGATACTGGAAAAATTGTTTGGCATTTTCAAACAACTCCACATGATGGTTGGGATTTTGATGGTGTAAATGAATTAGTTTCATTTGATTATACTAATAAAGACGGTAAAGTTGAAAAATTAGCAGGAACTGCTGATAGAAATGGTTTCTTCTATGTATTAAATAGAGAAAATGGTAAATTTGTTACTGCACATCCATTTGTTAAAAATATTACTTGGGCAAAAGGAATTGATAAAAACGGTAGACCAATTTACAATGAAGATAGTAGACCAGGTGATCCAAATGGTGGAACAAAAGGGAAAGCTGTATTTAATGTACCATCATTCTTAGGTGGAAAAAACTGGATGCCAATTACATATTCTAAGAAAACGAAAATGTTTTATGTACCATCAAATGAATGGGGAATGGAAATTTGGAATCAACCAGTTTCTTATAAAAAAGGTGCTGCATATTTAGGTGCTGGATTTACAATTAAACCAATTTTTAAAGATCATATTGGTTCATTAAAAGCTATTGATCCAATGACTGGAAAGATTAAATGGGAATTCAAAAATAAGGCACCATTATGGGCAGGAACATTATCAACTGCAGGTGGTTTAGTATTTACAGGTACTCCTGAAGGTAAATTTATGGCATTTGATGATGAAACAGGAAAAGTTTTATATAAATTCAATGCAGGGTCAGGAATCGTATCTTCTCCAGTTACTTGGGAAGAAAATGGTGAACAATATGTTGCTATAATCTCTGGTTGGGGTGGAGCTGTTCCTTTATGGGGTGGTGAAGTTGCAAAAACAATTAAAAACATCAACCAAGGTGGAACAGTAATCGTATTTAAATTACACAAATAA
- a CDS encoding ABC transporter permease — MKKYLYCMQGIVYKELIRFLKQKSRFFSALVRPLLWLFIFSVGFRTALGLAITPPYETYITYETYIVPGLVGMVLLFNGMQSSLTMIFDREMGSMKILLTSYINRNYLLFCKMFATSVVSTIQAITFLIVAKLYGVDIENVAILVTIPIIMISSIILNAFALFISSVIKQLENFATVMNFVIFPMFFLSSALYPLWKIKDSSIFLFNLSSCNPFTYIVEAIRFSLYMKFDLQVFLILAISLAISLIMAFLGFKSKKVNHS, encoded by the coding sequence ATGAAAAAATATTTATATTGTATGCAGGGAATTGTTTATAAAGAGTTGATAAGATTTTTAAAACAAAAAAGTCGTTTCTTTTCAGCATTAGTGCGACCCTTACTTTGGTTATTTATCTTTTCAGTTGGATTTAGAACGGCTCTTGGATTGGCAATTACACCACCTTATGAGACATATATTACTTATGAGACATATATAGTTCCTGGACTTGTGGGAATGGTCTTACTTTTTAATGGTATGCAAAGCTCACTAACTATGATATTTGATAGAGAAATGGGAAGTATGAAGATACTTCTAACTTCATATATAAATAGAAACTATTTGCTATTTTGTAAGATGTTTGCAACTTCTGTAGTATCTACAATTCAAGCAATTACTTTTTTAATAGTGGCAAAACTTTATGGGGTTGATATTGAAAATGTAGCGATTTTAGTAACTATTCCTATAATTATGATTTCATCTATTATTTTAAATGCTTTTGCACTTTTTATCTCTTCAGTTATAAAACAATTGGAAAATTTTGCTACTGTTATGAACTTCGTAATATTTCCTATGTTCTTTCTAAGTAGTGCTTTATACCCTCTTTGGAAAATAAAAGATTCTTCAATTTTTCTTTTTAATCTCTCTTCTTGTAATCCATTTACTTATATTGTTGAAGCAATAAGATTTTCACTTTATATGAAATTTGATTTACAAGTATTTTTAATACTAGCAATTTCTTTAGCAATCAGCCTTATTATGGCGTTTCTTGGCTTCAAAAGTAAAAAAGTAAATCATAGCTAA